In Halobacteriovorax marinus SJ, the following proteins share a genomic window:
- a CDS encoding ribbon-helix-helix domain-containing protein, which yields MAKKKGNNPKKVKDYNIPESGDKLDATLSIRLSSELKDRLQSYCKKNGFTTNYIVNHIFNEFLDTQGA from the coding sequence ATGGCAAAAAAGAAAGGCAACAACCCTAAAAAAGTGAAGGATTATAACATCCCTGAGTCAGGTGATAAGTTAGATGCAACCCTGAGTATTAGGCTTTCTTCAGAGCTAAAGGATAGACTTCAAAGCTACTGTAAAAAGAATGGGTTTACTACTAATTACATAGTTAATCACATCTTCAATGAGTTTCTCGACACACAAGGTGCTTAA
- a CDS encoding PD-(D/E)XK nuclease family protein, protein MSFFQSISIASQERIHSQVFSWFFSPDCKATNEHNKISLLEKIVGQGFSSEKIIKVTTEEENIDIIIYKDKAIVAFENKIKSTTHSNQLEKYDSILSKKPINQVYKIYLSLFDEDINNTNWKLITHRDVSKIFQSISYNTSSNDSVIFQDYLEFYTTLGDSAFEFLKTPSGFERVFKDGSLKKHEKSISSYASSLESFICINQLETIFQKMFYKKLAQDLGFSSQDYLIEETRGNALINLYVSDFIKEEVVYQLGVQLQRNSIKVIFQDKAYNKSSHKNLPERVVKFFKENLFFKNKSESFNPPRSKCYFSKSATFVWGSQLDELRKREISELIASLKGDITPKLNGLI, encoded by the coding sequence ATGTCTTTCTTTCAGTCTATTTCAATTGCTTCTCAGGAAAGGATTCACAGTCAGGTTTTTAGTTGGTTTTTTTCTCCTGATTGTAAAGCAACAAATGAACATAACAAAATATCCTTATTGGAGAAAATTGTTGGCCAAGGTTTCAGCTCTGAAAAAATTATTAAAGTGACAACTGAAGAAGAAAACATCGACATCATAATCTATAAGGATAAGGCAATTGTTGCATTTGAGAACAAAATCAAGTCCACCACTCATAGTAATCAGCTTGAAAAGTATGATTCGATATTATCAAAGAAGCCTATTAATCAAGTTTATAAAATTTATCTCTCGCTATTTGATGAAGATATTAATAATACCAACTGGAAACTTATTACACACCGTGATGTCTCCAAGATTTTTCAATCCATTTCTTATAATACCTCCTCAAATGACTCTGTAATTTTTCAGGATTACCTTGAGTTCTATACAACACTAGGAGATTCTGCTTTTGAATTTTTAAAAACTCCCTCAGGATTTGAAAGGGTGTTCAAAGATGGTTCATTAAAAAAGCATGAAAAAAGCATTTCTAGCTACGCTTCATCACTAGAAAGCTTTATTTGCATTAATCAACTTGAGACAATTTTTCAAAAGATGTTCTATAAAAAGCTTGCTCAAGATTTAGGTTTCTCAAGTCAGGATTATCTCATAGAAGAAACTAGGGGTAATGCTCTCATAAATCTTTATGTATCGGATTTCATCAAAGAAGAGGTTGTCTATCAACTAGGCGTTCAACTACAAAGAAACAGTATAAAAGTTATTTTTCAAGATAAGGCCTACAACAAATCCAGTCACAAAAATCTTCCCGAAAGAGTAGTCAAGTTCTTTAAGGAGAATTTGTTCTTTAAGAATAAGAGCGAGTCATTTAATCCACCTCGCTCCAAGTGTTATTTCTCCAAATCAGCAACATTTGTATGGGGAAGCCAACTTGATGAGTTAAGAAAAAGGGAAATCAGTGAATTGATTGCATCTTTGAAAGGCGATATTACCCCTAAACTAAATGGACTTATTTAA